The proteins below come from a single Chrysoperla carnea chromosome 1, inChrCarn1.1, whole genome shotgun sequence genomic window:
- the LOC123305672 gene encoding divalent-cation tolerance protein CutA yields MSKMSLKIPKILVNTFVYGLVLQRTLFTTTVMANQETVSKTPSTNYTYESGKVSAAFITVPDKEIAKTLARSIVEKRLAACVNIIPGATSIYFWEDKINEDEEVLMMVKTETKLIPELTEFIKKNHPYSTPEVISTKIEDGNLDYLKWVSSTVNKQ; encoded by the coding sequence ATGTCAAAAATGAGTTTAAAAATACCGAAAATTCTTGTGAATACGTTTGTTTACGGTTTAGTTTTACAAAGAACTTTATTCACAACAACTGTAATGGCAAACCAGGAAACGGTTTCAAAAACACCGTCGACAAACTATACTTACGAAAGTGGTAAAGTGTCAGCAGCTTTTATAACAGTGCCAGATAAAGAAATTGCCAAAACATTAGCACGGTCAATAGTCGAAAAGCGTTTAGCCGCATGTGTAAACATTATACCTGGTGCTACATCAATATATTTTTGGGAAGATAAAATCAATGAAGACGAGGAAGTATTAATGATGGTTAAAACAGAAACCAAACTTATTCCAGAATtaactgaatttattaaaaagaatcatCCATATTCTACACCTGAAGTGATTTCTACTAAAATTGAAGATGGTAATCTTGATTATTTGAAATGGGTTTCTAGTACTGTAAATAAACAGTAG
- the LOC123304933 gene encoding J domain-containing protein has product MSAVDEIINYKRSEDEDFYKLLGCDENSTVEQITAEYKNLALQYHPDKNAGNKEAEEKFQKLKEAKEILCDPEKRCNYDKWRNSGIAISYKQWVSMKDHVHQSMHWTNPKTKDRMLTEGGSGPSSLGAGNITAAQRRASEGGANLHWGGKTGVWGTEAPSEVVSKFRNYEI; this is encoded by the exons ATGAGTGCTGTTGATGAGATTATTAATTATAAGCGTTCTGAAGatgaagatttttataaattacttggTTGCGATGAAAATTCAACT gtTGAGCAAATAACtgctgaatataaaaatttggccTTACAATATCACCCCGATAAAAACGCTGGCAATAAAGAAGCAGaggaaaagtttcaaaaattaaaagaggCAAAAGAAATACTTTGTGACCCCGAAAAACGTTGTAACTATGATAAATGGCGTAACAGTGGTATTGCAATCAGTTACAAACAATGGGTCAGCATGAAGGATCACGTACATCAG TCAATGCATTGGACAAATCCAAAGACAAAAGATCGCATGTTGACAGAAGGTGGATCAGGGCCATCTAGTTTAGGTGCTGGTAATATTACAGCAGCACAACGACGTGCATCTGAAGGTGGTGCAAATTTGCATTGGGGTGGAAAAACAGGTGTATGGGGTACTGAAGCACCAAGTGAAGTTGTCAGTAAATTTCGTAATTATGAAATCTAA
- the LOC123297716 gene encoding sorbitol dehydrogenase-like: MTTKDNLTAVLYKKEDLRLEQRPIPVPKDDEVLLRMDSVGICGSDVHYLVHGRIAHFVVDKPMVIGHEASGIVDKVGKNVKSLKPGDRVAIEPGVPCRVCTFCKTGKYNLCDEMVFCATPPYDGNLTRYYTHPADFCFKLPDHVSMEEGALLEPLSVGVHACRQANVMIGDSVLILGSGPIGLVNILAAKSMGASTIIITDIVDSRLAKAKELGATHTINTKSITKVKEHIEKLLGDLPNKTIDCVGAEATIRLGIEATRAGGNLVVVGLAADEVKIPMAYALSREITILGVFRYCNDYPLALDIVASGKVNVKPLITHHYTLEETLEAFETARTGRGNAIKVMIHANADYKK, encoded by the coding sequence ATGACAACCAAAGATAATTTAACAgctgttttatataaaaaagaagatttaCGATTAGAACAGCGTCCTATTCCAGTGCCTAAAGATGATGAAGTGTTATTACGAATGGATTCTGTTGGCATTTGTGGATCAGATGTACATTACTTAGTTCACGGACGTATTGCACATTTCGTTGTTGATAAACCAATGGTTATTGGTCATGAAGCAAGTGGCATTGTAGATAAAGTGGgcaaaaatgttaaaagtttaaaaccaGGAGACCGTGTTGCAATTGAACCTGGTGTACCTTGCCGGGTTTGTACATTCTGTAAAActggtaaatataatttgtgtgATGAAATGGTGTTCTGTGCAACACCACCCTATGATGGAAATCTTACAAGATACTACACACATCCTgctgatttttgttttaaattgccCGATCATGTATCAATGGAAGAAGGTGCATTATTAGAACCTTTATCTGTTGGTGTCCATGCATGTCGTCAAGCTAATGTTATGATCGGTGATTCAGTTCTCATTTTGGGCTCTGGTCCAATTGGTTTGGTTAATATATTAGCAGCCAAATCTATGGGTGCTTCAACTATCATTATCACTGACATAGTTGATTCAAGATTGGCGAAAGCAAAAGAATTAGGTGCAACTCATACAATCAATACAAAATCTATTACAAAAGTTAAAGAACATATAGAAAAGTTGTTAGGTGATTTACCAAACAAGACAATTGACTGCGTTGGAGCCGAAGCGACAATTCGTTTAGGAATTGAAGCAACTCGCGCTGGTGGTAATTTAGTTGTTGTTGGTTTAGCAGCAGATGAAGTTAAAATTCCAATGGCTTATGCTTTGTCACGTGAAATCACTATATTGGGAGTATTTAGATATTGTAATGATTATCCATTAGCACTCGATATTGTCGCTAGTGGTAAAGTTAATGTAAAGCCTTTAATTACACACCACTACACATTGGAGGAAACTTTAGAGGCATTTGAAACCGCTCGAACTGGACGAGGAAATGCAATTAAAGTTATGATTCATGCAAATGccgattacaaaaaataa
- the LOC123304945 gene encoding sorbitol dehydrogenase-like, which produces MKMTTIDNLTAVLHKKGDMRLEQRPIPVPKDNEVLVRIESVGICGTDVHLLAHGSVAGFIVEKPTVVGHEASGIVDKIGKNVKNLKPGDRVAIEPGVPCRTCTFCKTGKYNICPDLKLCSIPPTNGNLTRYYTHAADFCHKIPDNVSLDEAAVLEPLSVAVHACRRGNIQVGDIVLILGAGPIGLVTLLAAKAMGALNIVVVDIIDKKLEKAKELGATHIINSKINTNVKRHLLELLNDLPNKTMDCVGAEATIRLGIEVTRPGGSLVGIGLAADEVKIPIAYAFSREINIIGVFAYCHDYPIALELVASGNVNVKPLITHHYNLEETLEAFETARTGRGNAIKVLIHPK; this is translated from the coding sequence ATGAAAATGACCACAATAGACAACTTGACAGCAGTGCTACACAAAAAAGGAGATATGCGATTGGAACAGCGTCCAATTCCAGTGCCTAAAGATAACGAAGTGCTAGTAAGAATAGAATCTGTTGGAATTTGTGGAACAGATGTGCATTTATTAGCACATGGAAGTGTTGCAGGCTTTATAGTTGAAAAGCCAACAGTGGTTGGTCACGAAGCAAGTGGTATCGTtgataaaattggtaaaaatgtTAAGAATTTAAAACCAGGTGATCGCGTTGCAATTGAACCCGGTGTACCTTGCCGGACGTGCACATTCTGTAAAACTGGCAAATACAATATTTGTCCGGATTTAAAGTTATGCTCGATACCACCCACGAATGGAAATTTAACCAGATACTACACACACGCAGCTGATTTTTGTCACAAAATACCCGATAATGTATCATTAGATGAAGCTGCCGTTTTGGAGCCTTTGTCGGTTGCAGTTCACGCATGTCGCCGAGGTAACATCCAGGTTGGCGACATCGTACTGATTTTGGGTGCTGGGCCCATTGGGTTAGTTACTTTATTAGCGGCAAAAGCTATGGGTGCTTTAAACATTGTAGTCGTTGACATAATTGACAAAAAATTGGAGAAAGCGAAAGAATTGGGTGCAACTCACATAATTAATAGCAAAATCAATACAAATGTGAAACGTCATCTTCTAGAATTGTTAAATGATTTACCAAATAAGACAATGGACTGTGTTGGAGCAGAAGCAACAATTCGTTTAGGTATTGAAGTGACGCGTCCTGGTGGCAGTCTAGTTGGTATTGGTTTAGCAGCAGATGAAGTTAAAATTCCAATAGCGTATGCTTTCTCAcgtgaaattaatataattggaGTTTTTGCTTATTGTCATGATTATCCAATAGCACTTGAATTGGTTGCAAGTGGTAATGTTAATGTAAAACCTTTAATAACACATCACTACAACTTGGAAGAAACTTTAGAAGCATTTGAAACTGCTCGTACTGGACGAGGAAATGCAATCAAAGTTCTGATAcatccaaaataa